One window from the genome of Magnolia sinica isolate HGM2019 chromosome 4, MsV1, whole genome shotgun sequence encodes:
- the LOC131243673 gene encoding uncharacterized protein LOC131243673, with translation MGRKAGALYINPKKFSNINKPCMQEMLAFLNCLSLSQNNDEKCQRQKELLNACMDAQSGKNRKAWGSINYQLQRLSRGRR, from the exons ATGGGCCGTAAGGCTGGGGCATTGTATATAAACCCGAAGAAGTTTTCAAATATCAACAAACCTTGCATGCAGGAGATGTTGGCATTCCTCAATTGTTTGTCTCTCAGTCAGAATAATGATGAGAAATGTCAACGGCAAAAGGAACTGTTGAATGCCTGTATGGATGCTCAG AGTGGAAAGAACAGAAAGGCTTGGGGAAGCATCAATTATCAACTACAGAGGCTTAGCAGAGGAAGGAGATAA